GATTGTGAACCCCCTGGATGAGATGTTATTTAAAGAGGTGTTAAAGGAACAGCAAAGGATTAGGGTCTACATTGAAAAGGCCCGTTATGGAAAGCTCAAGACCATAATAGAGGGAATTGATGAGAAGGAGTTTAACCTTGAAGAGATTGCAAAAAAGCTTAAGGCGAAGCTGGCATGCGGAGGAACAGCCAAAAACGGGAGAATAGAGCTCCAAGGAGATCACAGAGAAAAGGTGAAGCGCTTATTGGCAGAACTTGGATTTTCAGAGGAATTAATAGAGGTCGAGTGACCAGAAAAACAATAACAATGCACGAGCTCATAGGCCTGAAGGTCAAAGTCATTAACAGCTCTCATCCGGGGTTGATAGGTATTGAGGGATACGTGATTGACGAGACGAGAAACACCCTCACAATCCTTGGAGAAAAGGTGTGGATAGTTCCCAAGAATGTTGCCGAATTTGAGTTTGAAATTGACGATAAAAAAATACGAATAAAGGGAGAAGAACTGATTGGAAGGCCTGAGATGAGATTGAAAAAGAGGTGAAAAAGATGAGAGACATCGGATTGAGGATACAACCTCCCGCAGAGAAGTGTGATGATCCAAAGTGCCCATGGCACGGACGCATTAAGGTACATGGTAGAGTGTTTGAGGGAGTTGTCATTAGTGACAAGCCGAGGCACACAGTTACCGTTGAAAGACAGCACTATCACTACTTGAAGAAATACGAACGTTACGAGCTTAGAAGAAGCAGAATACACGCCCACAACCCACCATGCATCAACGCAAAGCCAGGGGACAAAGTTATCATAGCTGAAACTAGACCCCTCAGCAAAACAAAGAGCTTTGTAGTGATTGCGGTTACCCAAAAAGCTGAGGAGAGGTGAAGAGAATGGCAAAGAAAGGTGCTGGTGCTACAAGAGGTATCTCTCCAGTTAGGCCCACAAGGGCGTTGCCAATTGGTGCCTACCTTAAAGTGGCAGACAACTCAGGTGCAAAAGTGATCCAGATAATCGGGGTAGTAGGCTACAAAGGTGTTAGAAGGAGACTTGCCTCAGCAGGCATTGGCGACATGGTAGTTGCAACGGTAAAGAAGGGAAGGCCTGATATGAGGCACCAAGTTGTTAGGGCAGTTATCGTAAGGCAGAGAAAAGAGTACAAGAGGCTTGACGGGATGAGAGTAAAATTTGAAGACAATGCAGCCGTTATTACAACACCCGAAGGTGTTCCAAGAGGAACTGAGGTTAGAGGGCCTGTTGCGAGAGAAGCCGCTGAGAAGTGGGTTAGAGTAGGAAGTATCGCGAGTATAGTATTGTGAGGTGAGAGAAATGAGATTAAAGAGCAAACAACCGAGAAAGCAAAGGAAGTTTTTGTACAATGCTCCCCTTCATCTCAGACACAAGATAGTCAGTGCTACCCTTTCAAAAGAGCTTAGACAGAAGTACGGCATTAGAGCTCTTCCAATTAGGACTGGAGACAAAGTAAAAATAATGAGAGGGGACTTTAAAGGGCATGAAGGAAAAGTTGTGGAAGTTGATCTTAAGAGGTACAGGATTCATGTCGAGGGAGCAACTCTTAAGAAGGTTAACGGTACCGAGGTGTTCTACCCGATACACCCATCAAATGTTATGATTGTTGAACTGAACCTTGAAGATGAGAGAAGAAAGAAGATAATTGAGAGGAGGGCTTGAAGATGGCGAGGAAAGGTGCTAAGAGACACTTAAAGAGGCTTGCTGCTCCAACTCAATGGTACATTGAGAGAAAGACATACAAGTGGGCTGTAAGACCTTCCCCTGGTCCGCACAACATGAAAACATCAATTCCCCTCATTTACATAATTAGGGATTACCTTGGATACGCAAAGACCGGTAGGGAAGCAAGAAAAATCCTCAACGAAGGAAAAGTGCTTGTAGACGGCAGGGTTAGGAAGGATTACAAGTTCCCAGTTGGTATCATGGACGTTGTCTCAATACCAGAAACCGGGGAGCACTACAGAGTTTTTCCAAACAGAATTGGAAAGCTTATTCTCCATCCAATAAGCGAAGAAGAGGCGAAGATAAAGCCACTGAGGATAAACAACAAGAGAATGGTAAAGGGAGGAAACTTGCAGCTCAACTTCCACGATGGAACAAACCACTTAATCAAGCTCAGTTCACTCACAGATGAAACCAAAGATAAGTTCAAGACCTCAGACACCGTCTTAATGAAAGTTCCAGAGAGGGAGATAGTTGAAGTGCTTCCATTTGAGATTGGGGCCTATGTGTTCGTTGTTCAAGGTAAGAACGTTGCAAGGGTAGGAAAAATCGTTGAGGTCAGGCACTTCCCAGGTGGATGGCCAGACGTGGTTACAATTGAAGACAAGGAAGGAGAGCTCTTTGATACATTGAAAGATTACGCATTTGTTTTGGGTAAAGAGGAACCAAAGATCTCATTACCGTGAGGTGAAAAAGAATGATAGCTAACAGAGAGGCAATCTTAGCGGATTGGGAAGCTCACCCTATGAGAAGGCCTAGGATAGCCAAAGTCACCATAAACATTGGTGTTGGTGAGAGTGGTGAGAGACTTACAAAGGCTGAGACAATGTTAGAATCACTTGTTGGTCAGAAGCCAATAAGAAGGAAGGCAAAGAAAACAAACAGGGACTTTGGAATTAGAAGAGGCGAGCCGATAGCGGTTAAGGTAACCCTAAGGGGTCAAAAAGCCTACGACATGCTCAAAAGGCTATTGGCTGCCGTTGACAATAGACTTAAGGAATCCAGTTTTGATGAGCACGGAAACGTCTGCTTTGGTATTGATGAACACATCAACATTCCGGGAGTAGAATACGACCCAGAAATTGGTATATTTGGTATGGACGTCTGTGTAACACTTGAAAGACCGGGATACAGAATTGTAAGAAGGAAGAGAAGAAGGCACCACATCCCCACAAGACACAAGCTTACAAAAGAAGAGGGTATGGTTTTCATGCAGGAAGAGTTTGGAGTCCAGATTGTGGAGGGATGATTATGGCGAAGGCTGATTACAACAAGAGAAAGCCGAGGAAGTTTGGTAAGGGCGCGAGAAGATGCATCCGCTGTGGACAATTTGGACCGATAGTTAGAATACACGGACTAATGCTCTGCAGGCACTGCTTTAGAGAGGTAGCTCCAAAATTAGGATTTAAGAAATACGACTGAGGTGAGATGAGATGACTCTGTTAGATCCTTTGGCAAATGCTTTATCTCACATTACAAACAGCGAGAGAGTTGGAAAGAAGGAGGTTTACATAAAGCCAGCCTCAAAGCTTATTGGAGAGGTACTTAGGGTTATGCAAGAGAACGGGTACATAGGTGAGTTTGAATTTATCGATGATGGAAGGGCAGGCATATACAGAGTTCAACTCCTAGGAAAGATAAACAAGGCAGGAGCAATAAAGCCAAGGTTCTCAGTGAAAGCTAAAGAGTACGAAAAGTGGGAAAAGAGATTCCTTCCAGCATTCGAGTTTGGTATTCTAATAGTTTCCACATCCCAAGGTGTTATGACACACAAGGAAGCCCTTGAGAAGGGCATTGGTGGAAGGTTAATAGCCTACGTCTACTGAGGTGAGAGAAATGCCAATTGATGCATGGGTGAGGGAAGAAGTTGAGATTCCAGAAGGAGTCACCGTCGAGATAAACGGTAGCCTTGTCAAGGTAAAGGGTCCAAAGGGAGAGGTTGAGAGAGAACTCAGCTATCCAGGGGTTAAGATATTCACTGAAGACGGCAAAGTTGTTGTTTACAAGGACTTCCCAAGGAGAAAGGATATAGCCATTGCAAGAACATTCAAGGCCCACATAGCAAACATGATCAAGGGCGTCACGGAAGGATTCACATACAAGCTTAAGGTCGTTTACAGCCACTTCCCAATAACAGTCAAGGTGCAAGGCGACAAAGTTTACATAGAAAACTTCCTTGGTGAAAAGGCACCAAGAGTTGCTGAGATACTCCCCGGAGTTACAGTAAAGGTCATGGGTGGCGAAATAATAGTAGAGGGAATCGACAAAGAGAAAGTCGGACAAACTGCGGCAAACATCGAGCAAGCGACAAGGATTACCGGTAGGGATAGGAGAGTCTTCCAAGATGGTATTTATATCGTTGAAAAAGCTGGTAAACCTATAAAGTTCTGAGGTGAGACTAATGGAAAAAGCGAGACTCTTAAGGGTAAGGGCCAAACT
This region of Thermococcus alcaliphilus genomic DNA includes:
- a CDS encoding 30S ribosomal protein S4e, whose protein sequence is MARKGAKRHLKRLAAPTQWYIERKTYKWAVRPSPGPHNMKTSIPLIYIIRDYLGYAKTGREARKILNEGKVLVDGRVRKDYKFPVGIMDVVSIPETGEHYRVFPNRIGKLILHPISEEEAKIKPLRINNKRMVKGGNLQLNFHDGTNHLIKLSSLTDETKDKFKTSDTVLMKVPEREIVEVLPFEIGAYVFVVQGKNVARVGKIVEVRHFPGGWPDVVTIEDKEGELFDTLKDYAFVLGKEEPKISLP
- a CDS encoding 50S ribosomal protein L6 — encoded protein: MPIDAWVREEVEIPEGVTVEINGSLVKVKGPKGEVERELSYPGVKIFTEDGKVVVYKDFPRRKDIAIARTFKAHIANMIKGVTEGFTYKLKVVYSHFPITVKVQGDKVYIENFLGEKAPRVAEILPGVTVKVMGGEIIVEGIDKEKVGQTAANIEQATRITGRDRRVFQDGIYIVEKAGKPIKF
- the yciH gene encoding stress response translation initiation inhibitor YciH; translation: MLFKEVLKEQQRIRVYIEKARYGKLKTIIEGIDEKEFNLEEIAKKLKAKLACGGTAKNGRIELQGDHREKVKRLLAELGFSEELIEVE
- a CDS encoding 50S ribosomal protein L14 → MAKKGAGATRGISPVRPTRALPIGAYLKVADNSGAKVIQIIGVVGYKGVRRRLASAGIGDMVVATVKKGRPDMRHQVVRAVIVRQRKEYKRLDGMRVKFEDNAAVITTPEGVPRGTEVRGPVAREAAEKWVRVGSIASIVL
- a CDS encoding 30S ribosomal protein S8 — translated: MTLLDPLANALSHITNSERVGKKEVYIKPASKLIGEVLRVMQENGYIGEFEFIDDGRAGIYRVQLLGKINKAGAIKPRFSVKAKEYEKWEKRFLPAFEFGILIVSTSQGVMTHKEALEKGIGGRLIAYVY
- a CDS encoding 30S ribosomal protein S14; translated protein: MAKADYNKRKPRKFGKGARRCIRCGQFGPIVRIHGLMLCRHCFREVAPKLGFKKYD
- a CDS encoding 50S ribosomal protein L5 yields the protein MIANREAILADWEAHPMRRPRIAKVTINIGVGESGERLTKAETMLESLVGQKPIRRKAKKTNRDFGIRRGEPIAVKVTLRGQKAYDMLKRLLAAVDNRLKESSFDEHGNVCFGIDEHINIPGVEYDPEIGIFGMDVCVTLERPGYRIVRRKRRRHHIPTRHKLTKEEGMVFMQEEFGVQIVEG
- a CDS encoding 30S ribosomal protein S17, which produces MRDIGLRIQPPAEKCDDPKCPWHGRIKVHGRVFEGVVISDKPRHTVTVERQHYHYLKKYERYELRRSRIHAHNPPCINAKPGDKVIIAETRPLSKTKSFVVIAVTQKAEER
- a CDS encoding ribonuclease P protein component 1, with product MRRNSQKRENRAPRRSQRKGEALIGRTWIFRGINRGRVTRKTITMHELIGLKVKVINSSHPGLIGIEGYVIDETRNTLTILGEKVWIVPKNVAEFEFEIDDKKIRIKGEELIGRPEMRLKKR
- the rplX gene encoding 50S ribosomal protein L24; the encoded protein is MRLKSKQPRKQRKFLYNAPLHLRHKIVSATLSKELRQKYGIRALPIRTGDKVKIMRGDFKGHEGKVVEVDLKRYRIHVEGATLKKVNGTEVFYPIHPSNVMIVELNLEDERRKKIIERRA